In Quercus lobata isolate SW786 chromosome 12, ValleyOak3.0 Primary Assembly, whole genome shotgun sequence, a genomic segment contains:
- the LOC115971570 gene encoding rust resistance kinase Lr10-like codes for MYGAVEEFLQSQNNLVPIRYSFSQIRKMAKGFKDKLGEGGYGSVYKGKLQSGHLVAIKMLGKSKANGQDFINEVATIGRIHHENVVQLIGYCAEGLKRALIYEFMCNSSLDKYIFSQEGNITLSIEKTYDISLGVARGIEYLHRGCDMQILHFDIKPHNILLDENFTPKISDFGLAKLYPIDDSIVSLTAARGTLGYIAPELFYKNIGGVSYKADVYSFGMLLLEMANRRKNVNAFADHSSQIYFPTWVYGQFSKGNDIEIEDATEEEKKIVKKMIIVALWCIQMKPSDRPSMNKVVEMLEGEVECLQMPSKPFLSSSPARLIGDVGNNLNSTSSSFQSGESSQSAIL; via the coding sequence ATGTATGGCGCTGTCGAAGAATTTCTGCAAAGCCAAAATAACCTAGTGCCAATTAGGTACTCTTTCTCACAAATTAGGAAGATGGCCAAAGGTTTCAAAGATAAATTGGGTGAAGGAGGCTATGGTTCTGTATATAAAGGAAAGCTTCAAAGTGGCCATCTTGTAGCTATAAAGATGTTAGGTAAGTCCAAAGCAAACGGTCAAGACTTTATCAATGAAGTTGCCACAATCGGAAGAATTCACCACGAGAATGTGGTGCAACTTATTGGCTACTGTGCTGAGGGACTAAAGCGTGCCCTTATATACGAATTCATGTGTAATAGTTCTCTTGACAAGTACATTTTTTCTCAAGAAGGGAATATCACCTTAAGTATTGAGAAAACATACGATATATCTCTTGGAGTGGCTCGTGGAATTGAATATTTGCATCGAGGATGTGACATgcaaattttgcattttgataTCAAGCCTCATAACATTCTTCTTGATGAGAACTTCACCCCAAAAATTTCTGATTTTGGACTTGCAAAACTTTATCCAATAGATGATAGTATAGTGTCTTTGACTGCTGCAAGGGGAACACTAGGATATATAGCTCCAGAGTTGTTTTATAAAAACATTGGAGGGGTCTCCTATAAAGctgatgtttatagttttggcATGTTATTGTTGGAAATGGCCAACAGAAGAAAGAACGTGAATGCATTTGCAGACCATTCAAGCCAAATTTACTTCCCAACTTGGGTCTATGGCCAATTTAGCAAAGGAAATGACATAGAAATAGAAGATGCCAcagaggaggagaagaaaattgTTAAGAAGATGATCATAGTCGCATTATGGTGCATACAAATGAAGCCTAGTGACCGTCCTTCAATGAACAAAGTTGTAGAAATGCTTGAAGGAGAAGTTGAATGCTTACAAATGCCTTCCAAGCCTTTCCTATCATCATCACCAGCGAGACTGATAGGGGATGTAGGAAAcaatttaaattcaactagTTCATCATTTCAATCAGGTGAATCAAGTCAATCGGCTATACTTTAA